One part of the Leptolyngbya sp. FACHB-261 genome encodes these proteins:
- a CDS encoding MFS transporter, protein MTTWQDPKLLVLLAAGSLIVMVGAVIAPILPEIVNQLHLDPSSAGSLVSLHYLTVGLASPLCGILADRIGQLRLLIPCLVLYALFGVSGAFLQDFTLLLVSRGLLGAASGGIAAASLGLLSRLYQGEDRSQAIAYVSSTLTLANIVYPLLGGWLGAIHWQWAFYLYGLALPLGIWALYVFQEDALALSQPKGATDSSDTSNSDLFQVLWRIEIWQLLLTLTLVSGAVYGVVVYLPLYLKATLGTGAGLNGTLLATQAIGAAVVSAFGVRRLTNRLGIDGTFAVGFGLMALSLIAIPNLHQLYWLVPVTVLFGLGFGIVTPSLYSVLADLTPLKLQSSVLAAGTGAGFLGQFLSPILLGQVFATAGVTGVFYTVATVIMGAGAASVLLLRRYFKSN, encoded by the coding sequence ATGACGACGTGGCAAGATCCCAAACTATTAGTTCTGCTGGCAGCAGGCTCGCTAATTGTCATGGTGGGCGCGGTGATTGCGCCAATCTTGCCTGAGATCGTGAACCAACTCCATCTCGATCCAAGCAGTGCTGGTAGCTTGGTGAGCTTGCATTACTTGACGGTAGGGCTGGCCAGCCCTCTGTGCGGCATCTTAGCTGACCGCATTGGTCAACTGCGCTTGTTAATTCCTTGTCTAGTGCTCTATGCCCTGTTTGGGGTGTCAGGCGCCTTCTTACAAGACTTCACGCTTTTGTTGGTATCGCGGGGCTTGCTGGGAGCAGCCAGTGGGGGCATTGCTGCCGCCAGTCTTGGCTTACTCAGCAGGTTGTATCAAGGGGAAGACCGTTCGCAAGCTATCGCCTACGTCTCTAGTACGCTTACTCTGGCTAACATTGTTTACCCACTCCTAGGCGGTTGGCTGGGCGCTATTCATTGGCAATGGGCGTTCTACCTGTACGGCTTAGCGTTGCCTCTGGGGATCTGGGCGCTCTACGTTTTTCAGGAAGACGCCCTTGCCCTGAGCCAGCCCAAGGGAGCAACAGATAGCTCAGACACCAGCAACAGTGACTTGTTCCAGGTTCTATGGCGGATTGAAATCTGGCAACTCTTGCTGACGCTCACCTTGGTTTCGGGCGCTGTGTATGGGGTAGTCGTCTATCTGCCTCTTTATCTCAAAGCGACGCTGGGAACTGGGGCTGGGTTGAACGGGACACTCTTGGCGACACAAGCGATTGGGGCCGCAGTCGTTTCAGCCTTTGGCGTTCGGCGCTTAACCAACCGGCTGGGAATTGACGGCACCTTTGCGGTGGGGTTTGGTCTGATGGCTTTGAGCCTAATCGCTATTCCAAACTTGCATCAGCTTTACTGGCTAGTGCCGGTCACAGTCCTGTTTGGCCTGGGGTTTGGCATTGTCACTCCCAGCCTTTACAGTGTCCTGGCAGATCTTACGCCTCTTAAACTACAGTCCAGCGTCTTGGCAGCGGGGACCGGAGCCGGTTTTTTGGGCCAGTTTCTATCGCCCATCCTGCTAGGGCAAGTTTTCGCTACAGCTGGTGTAACAGGGGTGTTTTATACGGTTGCAACTGTCATTATGGGCGCGGGCGCTGCCTCGGTGCTGCTGTTGAGGCGGTACTTTAAATCCAATTGA
- a CDS encoding GH3 auxin-responsive promoter family protein: protein MNYSLLPILTTATEVIKASFVRKTRQAFRVQEQFLRGLLLAHRDTEYGQKYGLRDIKTIEQFREQVPILPYSSYESYTDRIAQGEKNILTPDPVIYLNLTSGSTGRQKLIPITQRYKNSLRQANLTSIGFLNQGLRARGLKFGKALITNSAQLLGRTSGGIDYGQASAGTLRMSKFLCQQLFAHPYEALRPDDSLARHYVCLLFALRDPAMRGVASNFPMLVLRLCNYLERYAEALIEDLEKGTLAGWLEIEPEVRISLESQFSAAPARAAQLRSILKSEGRLTPKTAWPDLSFVVTAFGGTSDFYFERFPSYFEDTPVFGGVCASAEGMLGIYPDLNEAGSILAIENGFFEFVPQDQWDAEQPKTLLANEVEAGKYYRILITNYSGLYRYDIGDVMEVVGFYEQAPLIVFRHRRGGLLSSTTEKTTEFHATQVMQALQQEFGILLEDFCITLSEDEVPAHYLVNIELAAGHSLSNPQAFLASFDRKLQEANIHYAINRPTQVPPPRLRILAPGSFVTLRQREVQRGIFDSQLKFPHLSEDRQFLAGLAVEQEVRLLEEVNWI, encoded by the coding sequence ATGAACTACTCTCTATTGCCCATTCTGACTACTGCTACCGAAGTCATTAAGGCCAGCTTCGTTCGTAAAACCCGTCAAGCTTTTAGGGTGCAGGAGCAATTTCTGCGCGGGCTATTGCTGGCTCATCGGGACACAGAATACGGTCAGAAATATGGTTTGAGAGATATCAAAACCATTGAGCAATTTCGAGAGCAGGTTCCAATTCTGCCCTACAGCAGCTACGAGTCCTATACCGACCGCATTGCTCAAGGGGAAAAGAATATTCTCACCCCTGATCCCGTGATCTATCTCAACCTGACCAGTGGTTCCACAGGCAGGCAGAAACTCATTCCCATCACCCAGCGTTATAAGAACTCACTGCGGCAGGCGAACCTTACTAGCATTGGCTTTCTCAACCAAGGCTTGCGAGCCCGAGGCCTCAAATTTGGCAAAGCGCTAATCACAAACTCAGCCCAGCTCCTGGGACGAACCAGTGGCGGCATCGACTACGGTCAGGCCAGCGCTGGCACGCTACGGATGAGCAAATTTCTGTGCCAGCAACTGTTTGCCCATCCCTACGAAGCCCTACGGCCAGATGACAGCTTGGCCCGTCATTATGTTTGCCTGTTATTTGCCCTGCGCGATCCTGCTATGCGGGGCGTTGCCTCCAACTTTCCCATGCTGGTCCTGCGGCTATGTAACTATTTAGAGCGATACGCCGAAGCCCTAATTGAAGACCTCGAAAAAGGCACCCTAGCTGGCTGGTTGGAAATTGAGCCAGAAGTGCGAATCAGCCTGGAATCACAATTTTCAGCTGCCCCAGCCCGTGCCGCTCAATTGCGCTCAATTTTAAAGTCCGAAGGACGGCTCACCCCCAAAACGGCCTGGCCCGATTTATCCTTCGTGGTTACTGCTTTCGGTGGCACCTCAGACTTCTACTTTGAGCGCTTCCCTTCGTACTTTGAAGACACGCCTGTGTTCGGTGGAGTTTGTGCCTCCGCAGAAGGCATGCTAGGCATCTACCCTGACCTCAATGAAGCTGGCAGTATCCTAGCGATTGAGAATGGCTTTTTCGAATTTGTCCCTCAAGACCAATGGGACGCAGAGCAACCTAAAACCCTCCTGGCTAACGAAGTCGAAGCTGGCAAATATTACCGAATTCTGATCACCAACTACAGTGGCCTCTATCGCTATGACATTGGTGATGTCATGGAAGTCGTTGGTTTTTATGAACAAGCCCCTCTGATCGTGTTTCGCCATCGGCGCGGTGGGCTACTGTCCTCAACCACGGAGAAAACAACCGAGTTTCACGCCACGCAAGTGATGCAAGCGCTTCAACAGGAATTCGGCATACTCCTGGAAGATTTTTGCATTACTCTGTCCGAGGACGAAGTCCCCGCTCACTACTTAGTCAATATTGAGTTGGCTGCTGGTCACAGTCTGAGCAATCCCCAAGCGTTTCTCGCTAGTTTTGATCGCAAGCTCCAAGAAGCGAACATCCACTACGCGATCAACCGTCCTACTCAGGTTCCGCCCCCACGACTGCGCATTCTGGCTCCGGGTAGCTTTGTCACCCTGCGTCAACGTGAGGTCCAGCGGGGCATTTTTGACTCTCAACTCAAGTTTCCTCACCTCAGTGAGGACCGCCAGTTCTTAGCTGGATTAGCGGTAGAGCAAGAGGTGAGATTGTTAGAGGAAGTCAATTGGATTTAA